A single region of the Paludibacter jiangxiensis genome encodes:
- a CDS encoding DUF4265 domain-containing protein yields MKKQERVFFVQKNHEGDFETESIWCTRVDNGFQIDNIPIVAKRISLGDIITAEYDNDDKVYYFDDFVSVSGNTTVRLFFKDACLMENVRQILNKFGCESEVLVQRKIVAVNIPQNVEYKNIKHFLDKGENENKWVYEESCLCHEY; encoded by the coding sequence ATGAAAAAGCAAGAACGAGTTTTTTTTGTGCAAAAAAATCATGAAGGTGATTTTGAAACAGAATCAATTTGGTGTACCAGGGTTGATAATGGTTTTCAAATTGATAATATTCCAATAGTTGCAAAACGAATATCTTTAGGTGATATTATTACAGCGGAATATGATAATGATGATAAAGTTTATTATTTTGATGATTTTGTTTCTGTTTCTGGGAACACAACAGTGCGTTTATTTTTTAAAGATGCATGTTTGATGGAAAATGTTCGTCAGATTCTTAATAAATTTGGCTGTGAATCAGAGGTTTTAGTTCAAAGAAAAATTGTAGCAGTCAACATCCCTCAAAATGTTGAATATAAAAATATCAAACATTTTTTAGACAAAGGTGAGAATGAAAACAAATGGGTATATGAAGAGTCATGTCTATGTCATGAATATTAA
- the panB gene encoding 3-methyl-2-oxobutanoate hydroxymethyltransferase, with the protein MSTYQSEDIRKVTTRRLFEMKQRGEKISMLTAYDYTMASIVDQAGLDVILVGDSASNVIAGNVTTLPMTLDEMIYHGRSVMKAVKRSLVVVDMPFGTYQGNSKLALASAIRIMKETGADCLKLEGGEEILDSVKRILSAGIPIIGHLGLTPQSINKFGTYTVRAREEEEAKRLLSDAHLLEEAGCSAVVLEKIPATLATQVASELKIPVIGIGAGNGVDGQVLVIHDMLGMTNGFSPRFLRRYADLHSIMNGAVQQYVKDVKSGDFPNEKEQY; encoded by the coding sequence ATGTCAACATATCAATCCGAAGATATCCGGAAAGTGACCACCCGACGTCTGTTTGAGATGAAACAGCGGGGTGAAAAAATATCGATGCTTACTGCGTATGACTATACGATGGCATCTATTGTCGATCAGGCTGGTTTGGACGTCATATTAGTCGGCGACTCTGCATCGAATGTTATTGCAGGAAATGTCACCACATTGCCCATGACACTCGACGAAATGATTTACCACGGACGCTCGGTGATGAAAGCCGTAAAACGGTCATTGGTTGTGGTAGATATGCCATTCGGAACCTACCAGGGAAATTCCAAACTGGCTCTGGCTTCGGCCATTCGCATTATGAAAGAAACTGGTGCCGACTGCCTCAAACTCGAAGGCGGTGAAGAGATTCTCGATTCGGTAAAACGTATCTTATCCGCCGGAATTCCTATTATCGGTCACCTGGGGCTGACTCCTCAATCGATCAATAAATTTGGAACTTACACGGTTCGTGCCCGCGAAGAAGAAGAGGCAAAACGACTGCTGTCGGATGCTCATTTGCTGGAAGAAGCCGGATGTTCGGCTGTTGTTCTGGAAAAAATTCCGGCTACACTGGCTACTCAGGTTGCTTCGGAATTAAAAATACCGGTTATCGGTATCGGAGCCGGCAATGGAGTCGACGGACAGGTGCTCGTGATTCACGACATGCTGGGCATGACCAATGGCTTTTCGCCCCGCTTTTTGCGACGTTATGCGGACCTGCACTCCATCATGAACGGCGCCGTGCAGCAGTATGTGAAAGACGTAAAATCAGGCGATTTCCCAAACGAAAAAGAACAGTATTAA
- a CDS encoding TlpA disulfide reductase family protein has protein sequence MKQLKLFALLLAVVGLSSFEPAPSFTINGKINASGGKVYLKKFRNKMFFTIDSSRIVNGQFHFKGSVPRTDLYGLTTDRNESFSPYYIFIENKPLDVTIDVANRRTARIVGSEANDLYVKLQSKHDNFSIDSLVRAEPKSVVVAYILYREFSNDLSVKELEDNLAQFDPSLKDLYYIKELERIVAIKKRVEIGQPAVDFAGTTPDNQTIRLSQSFGHYLLLDFWASWCGPCRRENPNLVKVYNKFKSSGFDIFSVSLDKDKTAWTEAIAKDGLTWKHVSDLKFWDSEAAGLYAIRSIPSNVLIDPSGKIIARNLRGEALEQKLEEIFRQSAK, from the coding sequence ATGAAACAATTAAAATTATTCGCGCTGCTTTTGGCTGTTGTCGGCCTCAGTTCGTTCGAACCGGCTCCGTCGTTTACTATCAACGGCAAAATCAACGCTTCGGGAGGAAAGGTTTATCTGAAGAAATTCCGGAACAAAATGTTCTTTACCATCGACTCTTCCCGAATTGTCAACGGACAGTTTCACTTCAAAGGGAGCGTACCGCGTACCGATTTATACGGCCTGACCACCGACCGGAACGAGAGTTTCAGTCCTTATTATATTTTTATTGAGAACAAACCGCTCGACGTAACCATTGATGTGGCCAACCGACGAACGGCTCGTATTGTGGGATCAGAAGCTAACGATCTGTATGTCAAATTGCAGTCAAAACACGATAACTTCAGTATCGATTCGCTGGTACGGGCCGAGCCCAAATCGGTAGTTGTCGCGTACATTCTCTACCGCGAATTTTCCAACGATTTGTCGGTAAAAGAACTTGAAGATAACCTGGCACAGTTCGATCCGTCGCTCAAAGATCTCTATTATATCAAGGAGCTGGAACGGATTGTCGCTATCAAGAAACGGGTGGAAATCGGTCAGCCTGCGGTAGATTTTGCCGGAACAACTCCCGATAACCAAACCATACGGTTGTCGCAATCTTTCGGTCACTACCTGCTTCTCGATTTTTGGGCTTCGTGGTGCGGACCGTGCCGCAGAGAAAATCCGAATCTGGTAAAAGTGTATAACAAATTCAAATCGAGCGGATTCGATATTTTCTCCGTTTCACTCGACAAAGACAAAACGGCATGGACAGAGGCAATTGCCAAAGATGGCCTGACATGGAAGCATGTGTCCGATCTCAAGTTTTGGGACAGTGAGGCAGCCGGTCTCTATGCCATTCGAAGTATTCCATCCAACGTGTTGATCGATCCTTCGGGTAAAATTATTGCCCGAAATCTGCGAGGCGAAGCGTTGGAGCAAAAACTGGAGGAGATTTTCAGACAGTCAGCTAAATAA
- a CDS encoding SusD/RagB family nutrient-binding outer membrane lipoprotein — MIKKLFPLLIIALLASSCNSQLDEINKNPNATETPQAPYLLTSALKQGADLYWGSESNFNSSLLFVQHWAKIQYAEPDRYDVSNSSFTSLWNTGYSTLITDLNTILNSQDNQVNSNYKGIALTLRSWVFLLLTDAYGSIPYQEAGLKITPAYNTQKEVYTGLLADLTQAQSLLATANGSVSGDVVYSGNISKWKKLVNSLRLRIALRISDKEPDLAKQAAIAATGDAAGLLAGNSDTFQFVYASSPQQNPASAWFDTRDDYRISKTMVDKLYELSDPRLPVYAQLPSDPSVGKYVGGANGLSNSDANSQGFAKTSKPGTYFLAPQSPAVIFSYSEVLFARAEAVARGYISGDAEQLYKSAITASLNQFGITDATVIANYLSQPGVKYDATNFAKSIGIQKWIAFFGQGLDAFAEWRRLDYPVLTAGPATVLDGQIPSRFFYPGTEQSLNGVSYKAAISAQGKDLLTTKLWFDAK, encoded by the coding sequence ATGATAAAGAAATTATTCCCCTTACTAATCATCGCCTTGCTTGCCAGTTCCTGCAACAGCCAGCTGGACGAGATCAATAAAAATCCGAACGCGACAGAAACGCCTCAGGCGCCATATCTGCTGACAAGCGCCCTGAAACAGGGAGCTGATCTCTACTGGGGTTCGGAGAGCAACTTCAACTCATCGCTGCTGTTTGTACAGCACTGGGCAAAAATTCAGTATGCCGAACCCGACCGGTATGACGTTTCCAACTCGAGTTTTACATCGCTTTGGAATACAGGATATTCGACGCTCATTACCGACCTGAATACCATTCTCAATTCTCAGGATAATCAGGTAAATTCAAACTACAAAGGCATTGCCCTGACGTTGCGTTCATGGGTGTTTCTTTTACTGACGGATGCCTACGGTTCCATTCCTTATCAGGAGGCCGGTTTGAAAATAACACCGGCATACAATACCCAGAAAGAGGTTTATACCGGTTTGTTGGCCGATCTGACACAGGCTCAGTCGTTGTTAGCCACAGCTAATGGAAGTGTTAGCGGAGATGTGGTTTATAGCGGCAACATCAGCAAATGGAAAAAACTGGTCAATTCGTTGCGACTTCGCATCGCTCTTCGCATTTCCGACAAAGAACCCGATCTGGCCAAGCAGGCTGCCATTGCGGCTACCGGCGATGCTGCCGGATTGCTTGCCGGTAATAGCGATACGTTCCAGTTTGTGTATGCAAGTTCACCACAGCAGAATCCGGCTTCGGCCTGGTTCGATACCCGCGACGACTACCGCATCTCGAAAACGATGGTCGACAAACTGTATGAGTTGTCGGATCCCCGTCTGCCGGTTTACGCGCAACTGCCGTCCGATCCCTCCGTCGGGAAATATGTAGGCGGCGCCAACGGTCTGTCCAACAGCGATGCCAATAGTCAGGGCTTTGCCAAAACGTCCAAACCCGGTACCTATTTTCTGGCACCTCAATCGCCGGCGGTTATATTCAGCTATTCCGAAGTGTTGTTTGCCCGCGCCGAAGCTGTTGCCCGTGGCTATATTTCGGGTGATGCCGAGCAACTGTACAAGAGTGCCATCACCGCATCGCTCAACCAGTTTGGGATAACCGATGCGACGGTAATTGCCAACTATCTGAGCCAGCCAGGAGTAAAATATGATGCCACCAACTTTGCCAAATCGATTGGTATTCAGAAATGGATCGCCTTTTTCGGACAAGGGCTTGACGCCTTTGCCGAGTGGCGTAGGTTGGATTATCCGGTGCTCACGGCAGGCCCGGCTACCGTTCTCGACGGTCAGATTCCATCGCGCTTTTTCTATCCCGGTACCGAACAATCGTTGAACGGAGTTAGTTATAAAGCGGCCATCAGCGCTCAGGGCAAAGACCTGCTGACTACAAAATTATGGTTTGACGCAAAATAA
- a CDS encoding SusC/RagA family TonB-linked outer membrane protein produces the protein MTKLFQIIRSCVQSTRKHLRFYAFLALLPGSAFLLHAQQNISLHGQIIDSKKVPVIGATITIAGTTNGTVSEADGSFRFSIKHALPVTLQVRAVGYKTQEVDVYENEAVTISLKDQSNTLDEVVVTALGITKEKKSLGYTVQALQNKDLENTKETNLLNNLTGKLAGVRITNSQGDMGSSRIVIRGETSIAGNNQPLFVVDGVPVDNSQLNSGGATRDFRNAIADLNPEDIESLNVLKGPNAAALYGSRAAHGVILITTKSGKGQKGLGITLTSGVTLANVATLPEYQNVFGQGSNGKFSYVDGKGGGVNDGVDESWGPKLDGRLIPQFFSNGVAVPFVAHPDNVKDFFETGVTLDNGISIAGSDKKYDFRLGVNNQRQKGTVPNSEIKKTNFSINSNYQLTKDIKIGATADYIVTNAPALPGGPSGGRAAGVMLQFLWFGRQVDINELKKNWNNNWNNSYYNNPYWNAYYNTTTQDKNRLIGDIHLEAKIADGLNFRFRTGTDYYNDRRKYTIKYGTSGTPYGSYAEDAYTVSENNTEAILQYIKKLNKDFSLDALAGFNLRNRSYANNYQKAPRLAVPDLYTLTNSRDALTSSNYFSRQRAYSGYASAQLAYKNFAYLNITGRNDWSSTLPSNNRSYFYPSVNGSVVLSDALKIKSKTLDFLKLRGGWSEVGNDADPYQLATVYNFQTAFNGNPIQTSSQKKLNADLKPETTRSVEFGLESSFWQNRLHLDFAYYNTNSFDQILEIKTTASSGYTSQLINAGKINNHGIELQVEGTPLQSRHFKWNVAVNYSSNKSKVKILDYAGQIQNYTIGSSNGVDVLASVGQAYGTLYGTAYLRDANGNIIVGANGLPKADPQNRVLGHYTPDWLGGITNTLTYKNLQLSFLIDANVGGKLYSGTNRTGNYTGVLKQTLPGRDAAHGGLSYYYPGNLSANGKKLLTGTSAPNGETIYDDGVIFKGVLADGTPNATVISAQEYYKASYNISEAYIYSSTFVKLREVKLTYNVGKRLIKKIGLQDASLTLTGRNLFFIYKAVPNIDPETALSTGNGQGLESLALPTTRNYSLNLNVKF, from the coding sequence ATGACAAAATTATTCCAAATTATCAGATCTTGTGTGCAATCCACCAGAAAGCACCTCCGGTTTTATGCTTTTTTGGCACTACTTCCCGGTTCGGCCTTTCTGCTTCATGCGCAACAAAACATCTCTCTGCACGGGCAGATAATTGATTCAAAGAAAGTTCCTGTCATTGGTGCTACCATCACAATCGCAGGAACAACAAACGGAACGGTATCCGAAGCGGATGGTTCTTTCCGTTTCTCTATCAAACATGCTCTGCCGGTGACCCTCCAGGTAAGAGCTGTCGGATACAAGACTCAGGAAGTAGATGTATATGAAAACGAGGCGGTAACCATCTCGTTAAAAGATCAGTCGAATACTCTTGATGAAGTGGTGGTGACTGCATTGGGTATCACCAAAGAGAAAAAATCGCTGGGGTATACCGTTCAGGCGTTACAGAACAAAGACCTGGAGAATACCAAAGAGACCAACCTTCTCAATAACCTTACCGGGAAACTGGCCGGGGTTCGTATTACCAATTCGCAGGGAGATATGGGATCGTCGCGTATTGTTATTCGTGGAGAGACCTCCATTGCCGGTAACAACCAACCTCTGTTTGTAGTAGATGGCGTGCCGGTGGATAACTCACAGCTGAATTCGGGAGGAGCTACCCGCGACTTCCGTAATGCCATTGCCGACCTCAACCCCGAGGATATCGAATCGCTCAATGTGCTGAAAGGGCCGAATGCAGCTGCTCTTTACGGATCACGTGCCGCCCATGGTGTGATTCTCATCACTACCAAATCGGGTAAAGGTCAGAAGGGCTTAGGAATTACCCTCACTTCCGGCGTTACCCTTGCGAATGTTGCTACATTGCCCGAATATCAGAATGTTTTCGGACAGGGCTCGAATGGCAAATTCAGTTATGTGGACGGAAAAGGGGGCGGCGTAAACGACGGTGTGGACGAAAGCTGGGGCCCGAAACTGGATGGCCGGCTTATTCCTCAGTTCTTTTCCAACGGAGTGGCTGTACCTTTTGTGGCGCATCCCGATAACGTGAAAGATTTCTTTGAAACCGGAGTGACACTCGACAACGGAATTTCCATTGCCGGGTCGGACAAAAAATACGATTTCCGCCTCGGAGTGAACAACCAGCGGCAGAAAGGGACGGTGCCCAATTCGGAAATCAAGAAAACCAATTTCAGCATCAACTCCAATTACCAGTTGACCAAAGATATAAAGATAGGTGCAACGGCCGATTATATCGTTACCAATGCGCCTGCCCTGCCGGGTGGCCCTTCGGGTGGCCGTGCTGCCGGTGTTATGCTACAGTTTTTGTGGTTCGGTCGTCAGGTAGATATCAACGAGCTGAAAAAAAACTGGAACAACAACTGGAACAATAGTTACTACAACAACCCGTACTGGAATGCTTATTACAACACTACCACTCAGGATAAAAACCGGCTCATTGGCGACATTCACCTCGAAGCGAAGATTGCGGACGGGTTGAATTTCAGATTCCGTACCGGTACCGACTATTACAACGATCGCCGTAAATACACTATCAAATACGGTACCAGCGGCACACCTTACGGATCGTATGCCGAAGATGCCTACACGGTTAGCGAGAACAACACCGAAGCGATTTTGCAGTACATCAAAAAGCTGAACAAGGATTTCAGTCTGGACGCGCTTGCCGGATTCAATCTGCGCAATCGCAGCTATGCCAACAACTACCAGAAAGCTCCCCGTTTGGCTGTGCCGGATCTTTACACGCTGACCAACTCACGCGATGCGCTTACGTCGTCCAACTATTTCTCGCGTCAACGGGCATACAGCGGCTACGCTTCGGCTCAACTGGCGTACAAGAATTTTGCTTATCTGAACATCACAGGTCGTAATGACTGGTCGTCGACGTTGCCGAGCAACAACCGCTCTTATTTCTATCCCTCTGTCAACGGAAGTGTTGTGCTGTCGGATGCGCTAAAAATAAAGAGCAAGACGCTCGATTTCCTGAAATTGCGAGGCGGCTGGTCGGAAGTAGGAAACGATGCCGATCCTTACCAGTTGGCTACGGTCTACAATTTTCAAACGGCTTTCAACGGGAATCCGATCCAGACTTCGTCGCAGAAAAAGCTGAATGCCGATCTGAAACCCGAGACTACCCGTTCGGTAGAATTCGGTTTGGAATCGAGCTTCTGGCAAAACCGCTTGCATCTGGATTTCGCCTACTACAACACCAACAGCTTTGACCAAATACTTGAAATAAAAACAACGGCATCAAGCGGTTACACCTCGCAATTGATCAATGCCGGAAAAATCAACAACCACGGTATCGAACTACAGGTGGAAGGTACGCCGTTGCAAAGCCGTCATTTCAAATGGAATGTGGCAGTGAACTATTCGAGCAATAAGAGTAAAGTGAAGATTCTCGACTACGCTGGACAGATTCAGAATTATACCATCGGTTCGTCAAATGGAGTTGATGTGTTGGCTTCAGTTGGTCAGGCTTACGGAACTCTCTACGGCACGGCTTATCTGCGCGATGCCAACGGAAATATTATTGTAGGAGCTAACGGGCTACCCAAAGCCGATCCGCAAAACCGAGTGTTGGGTCACTACACGCCTGATTGGTTGGGTGGAATCACCAATACATTGACTTACAAAAATTTACAATTGTCATTTCTTATCGATGCCAATGTGGGTGGAAAACTCTATTCGGGAACCAATAGAACAGGAAACTATACAGGCGTTTTGAAACAAACGCTTCCCGGTCGTGATGCCGCCCATGGAGGTCTTAGCTACTATTATCCGGGGAATCTTTCAGCAAACGGCAAGAAATTACTCACCGGAACCTCGGCACCAAACGGGGAAACAATTTACGATGACGGCGTGATTTTCAAAGGTGTTCTGGCCGACGGAACTCCCAACGCTACGGTGATTAGCGCTCAGGAGTATTACAAAGCGTCGTACAACATCAGTGAGGCATATATCTACAGTTCTACGTTTGTGAAACTCAGGGAGGTAAAACTAACCTACAATGTTGGCAAGCGATTGATTAAAAAAATCGGGTTGCAGGATGCAAGCCTTACGCTCACGGGAAGAAATCTGTTCTTTATTTACAAAGCTGTACCGAATATCGACCCCGAAACGGCACTCAGCACCGGGAACGGTCAGGGACTCGAAAGTCTGGCATTGCCCACAACCCGTAACTACAGCCTCAATCTCAACGTAAAATTCTAA
- the folD gene encoding bifunctional methylenetetrahydrofolate dehydrogenase/methenyltetrahydrofolate cyclohydrolase FolD, with protein MQLIDGKLISEQIKQEIAQEVEALKAAGKKVPHLVAILVGHDGGSESYVAHKIKDCQQVGFESTLIRYEDDVTEEELLAKVEELNNDNSVTGFIVQLPLPKHIAEQKIIEAINPAKDADGFHPINVGRMLIGLPSLVSATPAGIVELLERYKIETKGKHCVVIGRSNIVGKPIAGLMMQKAYPGDATVTVCHSRSQNIKEICLQADILIAAIGSPGFVKEDMVKEGAVVIDVGTTRVPSTLTKSGFKLTGDVRFDEVSPKCSYITPVPGGVGPMTRVELLKNTLLAYKAQQ; from the coding sequence ATGCAATTAATTGACGGAAAACTTATCTCTGAGCAAATCAAACAGGAGATTGCTCAGGAAGTGGAAGCCTTAAAGGCGGCGGGGAAAAAAGTTCCCCATTTGGTAGCAATTCTGGTAGGTCACGATGGCGGTAGCGAAAGCTATGTTGCCCACAAAATCAAAGACTGCCAGCAGGTTGGCTTTGAATCGACACTGATTCGTTACGAAGACGACGTGACGGAAGAAGAATTGTTGGCAAAGGTAGAAGAACTCAACAACGACAACTCGGTAACCGGGTTTATTGTGCAGTTGCCATTACCGAAACACATTGCGGAACAAAAAATTATTGAAGCTATCAACCCTGCAAAAGATGCAGACGGCTTTCACCCCATCAACGTGGGACGAATGCTGATTGGTTTGCCTTCGCTGGTTTCTGCCACTCCGGCAGGTATCGTCGAACTCTTGGAGCGCTACAAAATCGAAACCAAAGGAAAACATTGTGTGGTAATCGGTCGGAGCAACATTGTGGGCAAACCCATTGCCGGCCTGATGATGCAAAAAGCCTATCCGGGCGATGCTACGGTTACCGTATGCCACAGCCGTTCGCAAAACATTAAAGAAATCTGTCTCCAGGCCGATATTCTGATTGCGGCCATCGGCTCTCCCGGCTTCGTGAAAGAAGATATGGTGAAAGAGGGTGCTGTCGTGATCGACGTGGGGACTACCCGTGTGCCTTCTACGCTGACCAAAAGCGGTTTCAAACTGACCGGTGACGTGCGTTTCGACGAAGTATCGCCGAAATGTTCATACATCACTCCGGTTCCCGGTGGTGTCGGTCCGATGACCCGTGTGGAGCTTCTCAAAAATACTTTGTTGGCTTATAAAGCGCAGCAATAA
- a CDS encoding histone H1 has translation MEELVNKIKEQVNIFVENADSQVANGNKAAGTRARKASLELDKMLKEFRKVSIEAGK, from the coding sequence ATGGAAGAACTGGTAAACAAAATCAAAGAACAAGTAAACATTTTTGTTGAAAATGCAGACAGTCAAGTGGCAAATGGCAACAAGGCAGCAGGTACCCGTGCCCGCAAAGCTTCTTTGGAGCTTGATAAGATGCTGAAAGAGTTTCGTAAAGTTTCAATTGAAGCCGGAAAATAA
- a CDS encoding DUF5715 family protein, which yields MMRRKKKYHLHLFILLSLLLIAIVIAALFIRPYLQPRMFRVHTCTCDFCKDAAAPISSSELLDDLNDVQLEHAQVGGLKQTFDTDSDFLKAADVLVKKDILVHLVDCKFFHIDELRHSHPYLVPEAVNLLKDIGVEFQKRLKENGLKDFRFVVTSVLRTDESQHKLGKHNGNASNNSAHRYGTTFDITYNKFMDGDTVAYPAKVPHIFAETLIDMRRQCRFLIKKERHQSCYHITVAICKESLANRPEQ from the coding sequence ATGATGAGACGAAAAAAGAAATACCACCTACACCTCTTTATATTACTAAGTTTGCTGTTGATTGCAATAGTAATAGCAGCCCTTTTCATACGACCTTACCTGCAACCACGTATGTTTCGTGTTCATACCTGCACCTGCGACTTCTGCAAAGATGCCGCTGCGCCGATTAGTTCGTCCGAATTACTGGACGACCTCAACGATGTGCAACTGGAACATGCTCAGGTAGGAGGACTAAAACAAACATTCGATACGGACAGTGATTTTTTGAAAGCCGCCGATGTGCTGGTTAAAAAAGACATATTGGTTCATCTGGTTGATTGTAAGTTCTTCCATATAGATGAGTTAAGGCACTCTCATCCGTATCTGGTTCCGGAAGCCGTTAACTTACTGAAAGATATAGGCGTGGAGTTTCAGAAGAGACTGAAAGAAAATGGCTTGAAGGATTTCCGTTTTGTTGTAACGTCTGTTTTGCGGACTGACGAAAGTCAGCATAAACTGGGCAAACACAACGGCAACGCCAGCAATAATTCGGCGCATCGGTACGGCACTACCTTCGACATCACTTACAACAAATTCATGGATGGAGATACGGTTGCCTATCCGGCCAAAGTTCCTCATATCTTTGCCGAGACCCTCATTGATATGCGCCGTCAATGCCGCTTCCTGATAAAAAAAGAGCGCCATCAAAGCTGTTATCATATTACGGTAGCAATATGCAAGGAAAGCCTTGCCAACAGACCCGAGCAATAA